From a single Pseudalkalibacillus hwajinpoensis genomic region:
- a CDS encoding redox-sensing transcriptional repressor Rex, whose translation MKKEENKLPNATIKRLPLYLSYLKRVKKSGQKSISSVELGDALNLKSDLVRRDFSKIKAPGRKGSGYEVKKLITHLHHIVNTNAEPEAALIGAGRLGTALLHYNHLRKSSPKIKMAFDNNPKIVGKTIAGVPVYHIDEMSERLTPLVTVAILAIPAASAQSISEKIAETGVLGIMNFTSAYLKLPAKIHLQQIDLARELDTLAFLIHFL comes from the coding sequence ATGAAAAAGGAAGAAAACAAACTTCCCAATGCAACAATTAAGCGTCTCCCTCTCTATCTCTCTTATTTAAAAAGGGTGAAGAAATCAGGTCAAAAATCGATATCTTCTGTTGAACTTGGAGACGCACTCAATTTAAAATCTGATCTAGTCAGAAGAGACTTTTCTAAGATAAAGGCTCCAGGCCGAAAAGGAAGCGGTTATGAAGTGAAGAAACTCATTACTCACCTGCACCATATCGTCAATACGAACGCTGAGCCTGAAGCCGCTCTCATCGGTGCCGGACGTCTTGGAACAGCTCTTCTTCACTACAATCACCTTAGAAAGTCATCGCCTAAAATAAAGATGGCTTTTGACAACAACCCGAAAATTGTTGGGAAAACCATTGCCGGGGTGCCTGTCTATCATATTGATGAGATGAGCGAGCGCTTGACGCCTTTAGTGACGGTTGCGATCCTTGCGATTCCCGCCGCATCCGCTCAAAGTATTTCAGAGAAGATTGCCGAGACAGGTGTGCTTGGCATTATGAACTTTACATCTGCATACCTAAAGCTCCCAGCTAAGATTCATCTTCAACAAATTGATCTGGCAAGAGAACTGGATACACTCGCCTTCCTTATTCATTTCCTATAA
- a CDS encoding 3'-5' exonuclease, with the protein MNFVALDFETANSSRGSVCSIGLVEYENGQLIREYYRLVKPKQNYFAGINVSIHGITKEDVADAPSFDVLWHKEISELVEGKFLVAHNAQFDMSVLRAVLDQYNLPYPMLAYNCTVNISKKTWTLPRYKLNVVSDYLGIQLDHHHALDDARASAQILLKAAEELNADNVKDLIDRTGTMNGMMFDTGYEPAKLNKRRKAKL; encoded by the coding sequence ATGAATTTCGTAGCACTGGATTTTGAAACGGCAAATTCTTCAAGAGGTAGTGTCTGTTCAATAGGACTTGTGGAATATGAGAATGGACAGCTTATAAGAGAATATTATCGTTTAGTGAAACCAAAGCAAAATTATTTTGCAGGAATCAACGTAAGTATTCACGGAATAACGAAAGAGGATGTGGCTGATGCACCTTCATTTGATGTTCTATGGCATAAGGAGATCAGCGAATTAGTGGAAGGGAAATTCCTTGTTGCTCATAATGCTCAGTTTGATATGAGCGTACTTCGTGCGGTACTGGATCAGTATAACCTTCCTTATCCAATGCTTGCTTATAATTGTACGGTGAATATTTCGAAAAAGACATGGACGTTGCCACGCTATAAATTAAACGTGGTATCTGATTACCTCGGAATTCAGTTAGATCATCACCATGCACTTGATGATGCGAGGGCATCTGCGCAAATACTACTAAAAGCGGCCGAAGAGTTGAATGCCGATAATGTAAAAGATTTGATTGATCGAACAGGGACAATGAATGGTATGATGTTTGACACCGGCTATGAACCTGCTAAATTAAACAAAAGGCGTAAGGCTAAACTTTAA
- a CDS encoding DUF4083 domain-containing protein → MNFHWGDVLYQVISLVILVVPIGLIVYFIRESFRRKRQLNRIEEKVDAIQRNRDE, encoded by the coding sequence ATGAATTTTCATTGGGGGGATGTTCTTTATCAAGTGATCAGCCTTGTGATTTTAGTCGTTCCTATCGGTCTTATCGTCTATTTCATTCGAGAGTCATTCAGAAGAAAGCGACAGTTAAACAGAATTGAGGAAAAAGTTGACGCAATTCAGCGAAATCGGGATGAATGA
- a CDS encoding phospholipase D-like domain-containing protein gives MRKTVKLLASASLALTLTIPAPGNSAEAATPEVVVNEVAWMGTTVSYNDEWIELYNNTGAAVSLDGWTLASSDGSPSISLSGTIPSEGYYVLERTDDTTVSEVSANQNYAGAMGNSGEVLELRDSGGTAVDTVDAWHGGDNASKATMERIDSNTRGTEPSNWGTSTGTYTEGTGTPGRANSVIGSSSAQGCTDTTEHLNQVSEAPDAINVYFNKCALDQYAVAGNEANYNVNLEDRLLHRINGAQTSIDFATYELNLPKVVDALINKAAEGIDVRVIADAKDATDPHYIERFELMRLYIEEMVRGKDMVVGTADDITILSDSPMLAVEDQVKRADHNLPPTPDDFPQKTIMVGNTEMSGYLFVDAEQQSDGTYYAPGNQMHNKFAVIDDKWVFTGSWNFTVTGLYGSDENMQNGVLDGNQQHVIEVNSPELATIYETEFNEMWGSGTLIPDVEGADFSSRKTDNTVHELTVGGKKMEVYFSPGDNAVDHMAELVKLEADLNTYFTIFAWSDQALVDELKNKWEGSYNDQQGTLTGFDVKGVFDSSFWNQWWSASIEMTGQTVSGSTNNPNTRWANAAPVYKDAESRKLHSKTMIIDADTESDPTVIVGSTNWSTNGNDVNDENMLIIHDSSITNQFVQEFNARYSQAGGTVSTP, from the coding sequence ATGAGAAAAACAGTAAAACTACTTGCGTCTGCTAGTCTTGCATTAACATTAACAATACCAGCGCCAGGTAACAGTGCTGAGGCAGCTACGCCTGAGGTCGTCGTAAACGAAGTTGCCTGGATGGGGACAACAGTCAGCTATAACGATGAATGGATTGAGCTCTATAATAATACGGGCGCTGCAGTATCACTGGATGGTTGGACACTTGCTTCTTCTGATGGGAGTCCGTCTATTTCACTAAGTGGAACGATTCCTTCGGAGGGCTATTATGTGCTTGAAAGAACAGACGACACTACGGTTTCAGAAGTTTCCGCTAATCAGAACTACGCTGGAGCGATGGGGAATTCAGGTGAGGTGCTCGAGCTAAGGGATTCTGGTGGAACGGCAGTTGATACTGTTGATGCCTGGCATGGGGGAGATAATGCTTCTAAAGCGACGATGGAACGAATTGATTCGAACACGAGAGGAACTGAGCCTTCTAATTGGGGAACCTCTACTGGTACATATACAGAAGGAACAGGGACACCTGGGAGAGCGAACTCAGTAATTGGATCTTCTTCTGCTCAAGGGTGTACGGATACAACGGAGCACTTAAATCAAGTATCTGAAGCGCCTGATGCAATTAACGTCTATTTTAATAAATGTGCACTTGATCAATATGCAGTTGCAGGAAATGAAGCGAATTATAACGTAAACCTCGAAGATCGTTTGTTGCATCGGATTAATGGGGCACAAACGAGTATCGACTTCGCTACATATGAACTAAATCTTCCAAAAGTGGTTGATGCGTTAATTAACAAAGCAGCCGAAGGGATTGATGTTCGCGTGATTGCGGATGCGAAGGATGCAACAGATCCGCATTATATTGAACGATTCGAATTAATGAGATTGTACATTGAAGAAATGGTGCGAGGGAAAGACATGGTTGTTGGAACGGCAGATGACATTACGATCCTATCTGATTCACCAATGCTTGCTGTTGAAGATCAGGTAAAGCGAGCGGATCATAATCTTCCACCCACACCGGACGATTTTCCACAGAAGACGATAATGGTTGGAAATACGGAAATGAGCGGCTATCTGTTTGTAGATGCCGAGCAGCAAAGTGATGGTACGTATTATGCTCCTGGAAACCAAATGCACAATAAATTTGCGGTGATCGATGACAAATGGGTATTTACAGGTAGCTGGAACTTCACAGTTACAGGGCTTTACGGCTCTGACGAAAATATGCAAAATGGTGTGCTCGATGGAAATCAACAGCATGTTATTGAGGTGAATTCTCCAGAGCTTGCTACGATCTATGAAACGGAGTTTAACGAGATGTGGGGAAGCGGTACGTTAATCCCTGATGTTGAAGGGGCTGACTTTAGCTCCCGTAAAACAGATAATACCGTGCATGAGTTGACCGTTGGTGGGAAGAAAATGGAGGTCTACTTTTCGCCAGGAGATAATGCAGTTGACCATATGGCTGAGCTTGTAAAATTAGAAGCAGATTTAAACACATACTTCACTATTTTTGCATGGAGTGATCAAGCGCTAGTTGATGAGTTGAAAAATAAGTGGGAAGGCTCTTATAATGACCAGCAGGGAACACTTACTGGCTTCGATGTAAAAGGCGTATTTGACAGTAGTTTCTGGAACCAATGGTGGTCAGCCAGCATTGAAATGACCGGGCAAACGGTAAGCGGAAGCACAAACAATCCTAATACACGCTGGGCAAATGCTGCTCCTGTTTACAAAGATGCAGAATCACGAAAGCTTCATAGTAAAACAATGATCATTGATGCTGATACAGAAAGCGATCCAACGGTTATTGTAGGTTCTACGAATTGGAGTACGAATGGAAATGACGTAAATGATGAGAACATGCTCATTATCCATGATTCAAGCATTACAAACCAGTTTGTTCAGGAGTTTAATGCGCGTTATTCTCAAGCTGGAGGTACGGTATCGACACCTTAA
- a CDS encoding class I SAM-dependent methyltransferase gives MKLKNDILVRNKESWNKVAHHFNGVDALPSYGPYGQTEEELQLFGEVKNKKVLEIGYGSGHSLRYMAEAGASELWGVDLSVEQKLAAEETLKDLSAHLYCAPMEQDIDLPKDYFDIVYSIYAIGWTTELRATFELIYSYLKEGGTFIFSWDHPLYVHAKSENGRVYLDGSYQEEGLHTFENFKGEDATMVLHKRKMATYINELIQAGFTIEEVIESAVGSGYDGEEAEISDRYYSLYKARKFPTTMIIKVFKNK, from the coding sequence ATGAAATTGAAGAACGATATTCTTGTACGTAATAAAGAAAGCTGGAACAAAGTTGCTCATCATTTTAATGGAGTGGATGCGTTACCTTCATATGGGCCATACGGGCAAACTGAGGAAGAGCTCCAACTATTTGGAGAAGTAAAGAATAAAAAAGTACTCGAAATTGGCTATGGGAGTGGGCATTCGCTACGCTATATGGCAGAGGCCGGTGCAAGTGAACTATGGGGTGTTGATCTTTCTGTGGAGCAGAAGCTTGCTGCAGAGGAAACATTGAAAGACTTATCAGCCCATCTGTATTGTGCCCCGATGGAGCAAGACATTGACCTTCCAAAGGATTATTTTGATATCGTGTATTCGATCTATGCGATTGGCTGGACGACCGAGCTTAGAGCGACATTTGAACTAATTTATTCTTATTTAAAAGAGGGCGGAACATTTATCTTTAGCTGGGATCATCCACTCTATGTTCATGCGAAAAGTGAAAATGGACGTGTCTATCTTGATGGATCTTATCAGGAGGAAGGTCTTCATACGTTTGAGAACTTTAAGGGTGAGGACGCGACAATGGTGCTTCATAAACGAAAAATGGCAACTTACATAAATGAATTGATTCAAGCGGGATTCACTATTGAGGAAGTTATCGAAAGCGCCGTGGGCTCCGGTTATGATGGAGAAGAAGCTGAAATCTCTGATCGGTATTATTCTCTATATAAAGCGAGGAAGTTTCCAACAACGATGATTATTAAAGTATTTAAAAATAAGTAG
- a CDS encoding dicarboxylate/amino acid:cation symporter translates to MKKIGLLPRILIAIALGIVIGAYFPEWTVRLFATFNGIFGNFLGFAIPLIIIGFIAPGIGEIGKGAGKLIGITTTVAYLSTFLAGLLAFLAARNLYPLFLETGGAASEMANPEESLLKPFFQVDIPPIMGVMTALVLAFTLGLGMAAMKGNQLKSVMIEFRTIIEKVISFVIIPLLPIHILGIFANMTSAGQVQTILSVFAKVFIMIILLHVTMLLIQYSVTGAATSRNPLKLIKGMMPAYFTALGTQSSASTIPVTLRQTKKNGVREKVADFSVPLLATIHLSGSTITIVSCAMAVMLLNGQDPTFASIIPFILMLGITMIAAPGVPGGAVMAAIGLLESMLGFDSTMVSLMIALYLAQDSFGTACNVTGDGALSGLVDRLTSKKKSVQSAAKAG, encoded by the coding sequence ATGAAGAAAATTGGACTGTTACCACGGATTCTTATTGCCATTGCTCTTGGTATTGTAATCGGGGCTTATTTTCCTGAATGGACCGTACGATTATTCGCTACATTTAACGGTATTTTCGGTAATTTCCTTGGATTCGCCATTCCGCTCATTATTATCGGATTTATAGCGCCGGGTATCGGGGAGATCGGAAAGGGTGCCGGGAAATTAATCGGTATAACAACTACTGTTGCTTATTTATCAACGTTCCTCGCAGGACTGCTAGCGTTTTTAGCTGCACGAAATCTTTATCCTTTATTCCTTGAAACTGGAGGAGCAGCGTCGGAAATGGCAAATCCAGAGGAATCGCTGTTAAAACCGTTCTTTCAGGTAGATATTCCACCGATCATGGGGGTCATGACTGCCCTTGTTCTTGCCTTCACGCTTGGACTCGGAATGGCTGCTATGAAGGGGAATCAGCTTAAGAGCGTTATGATTGAGTTTAGAACAATTATTGAGAAAGTGATCAGTTTTGTCATTATCCCGCTTCTTCCGATTCATATATTAGGGATTTTTGCGAACATGACAAGCGCAGGTCAGGTGCAAACAATCTTAAGCGTTTTTGCAAAAGTGTTTATAATGATTATTCTCCTTCACGTGACGATGCTCTTGATTCAATATAGCGTGACAGGTGCAGCGACATCACGAAATCCGTTGAAGCTTATAAAAGGAATGATGCCAGCATATTTTACAGCGCTTGGTACGCAGTCTTCAGCTTCGACGATTCCAGTTACGCTGCGCCAAACAAAAAAGAATGGGGTACGCGAGAAGGTGGCAGATTTTAGTGTTCCTCTTCTTGCGACCATTCACCTATCAGGTAGTACAATTACGATCGTATCGTGTGCGATGGCCGTGATGCTTCTAAATGGACAGGATCCTACTTTTGCATCGATTATACCATTCATTCTTATGCTTGGTATCACGATGATCGCGGCACCCGGTGTTCCCGGAGGGGCCGTGATGGCTGCCATCGGGTTGCTTGAAAGCATGCTTGGCTTCGATTCAACGATGGTCTCCCTTATGATTGCTCTCTATCTTGCACAGGATAGCTTCGGTACAGCTTGCAATGTGACTGGTGACGGTGCATTGTCAGGACTTGTCGATCGACTGACTTCGAAAAAGAAATCAGTACAAAGTGCAGCGAAAGCTGGATGA
- a CDS encoding FBP domain-containing protein, translated as MLFPNSNKVKASDYDSLLLTYLGWNDVRSKRRYFVYPMDDTLVGVEGAYMIHTQPATCALCGCLGQVAHVTKKAVNQESDYHTLGNYMCVDNQQCNAQLTDPHALEQ; from the coding sequence ATGCTTTTTCCAAATAGCAATAAAGTGAAGGCATCCGATTACGATTCGTTACTCCTTACTTATCTTGGATGGAATGACGTTCGTTCAAAAAGAAGATATTTTGTCTATCCCATGGACGACACTTTAGTGGGGGTTGAGGGAGCGTACATGATTCATACTCAGCCTGCAACATGTGCCCTGTGTGGCTGTTTAGGACAAGTTGCACACGTAACAAAAAAAGCTGTCAATCAAGAATCAGACTATCATACACTCGGCAACTACATGTGTGTGGATAATCAGCAGTGTAACGCTCAACTAACAGATCCACATGCACTTGAGCAATAG
- a CDS encoding biotin/lipoyl-binding protein, which produces MNRSVVCPCEGVIEKVLVNHASRVYEWEPMFVVRNGQGNAEKITLGVSGEISELHVKENDRVKGGFVLASMKEDDFVTGSD; this is translated from the coding sequence ATGAATCGTTCAGTAGTCTGTCCATGTGAGGGAGTTATCGAGAAGGTATTGGTAAACCATGCGTCCCGTGTTTACGAGTGGGAGCCAATGTTTGTCGTACGCAACGGACAGGGTAACGCGGAGAAGATTACGCTTGGAGTAAGCGGTGAAATTTCTGAACTTCATGTGAAAGAGAATGATCGTGTTAAAGGCGGTTTTGTTCTCGCATCAATGAAAGAAGATGACTTTGTAACAGGAAGTGACTAA
- a CDS encoding phosphoglycerate mutase family protein, with protein MTVLLIRHGKSVQQTNLFMNSSDFQEWVKIYNEKGIEDTAPLPVKECLTEASAVFTSDLNRSIQSADKPDGVSDCIFRELELPVYKIRFIKLRPSGWIVLYRLFWYLGRADNSESVKQSKERAEKAASILENHATTDSKVVLVGHGFFNRFIGSVLQKRGWTLEGQKATANWTMLTYRKEKK; from the coding sequence ATGACAGTTTTATTAATTAGACATGGAAAGTCTGTTCAGCAAACTAATTTGTTTATGAATAGCTCAGATTTTCAGGAATGGGTAAAGATCTATAATGAAAAAGGTATTGAAGATACTGCCCCTCTGCCTGTTAAGGAGTGTCTAACTGAAGCAAGTGCTGTGTTTACGAGTGACCTGAATAGGTCGATTCAGTCGGCGGATAAGCCAGATGGCGTGAGTGATTGTATTTTTCGAGAGCTTGAACTGCCCGTTTATAAAATAAGGTTCATCAAATTAAGGCCATCGGGCTGGATCGTTCTCTATCGACTATTCTGGTATCTGGGACGAGCTGATAATTCCGAATCAGTAAAGCAATCAAAAGAACGAGCGGAAAAAGCAGCGTCTATTCTGGAGAATCACGCTACAACCGATTCAAAAGTTGTGCTAGTAGGGCACGGATTTTTTAATCGGTTCATTGGGAGCGTACTTCAAAAGAGAGGATGGACGCTCGAGGGACAAAAGGCAACGGCGAACTGGACAATGCTGACTTATCGAAAGGAGAAAAAATAA
- a CDS encoding HD domain-containing protein has translation MNAEKMIIFVKELERLKETRRTAYMKSGRNESVAEHSWRLALFALTLSKELPELDMYKVLSMCLVHDLGEAYDGDISATIQVNQQEKVRKEEAAVERLTEVLPDNMSHLILNLCREYNLGETNEAKLVKALDKMETIIQHTQGTNPPGFDYTFNLTYGREYVDYHPVLKSIRQAIDDETKKKIDEEG, from the coding sequence ATGAATGCAGAAAAGATGATCATCTTTGTTAAAGAACTTGAACGATTAAAAGAGACGCGACGAACTGCTTATATGAAAAGTGGACGAAATGAAAGCGTTGCGGAGCACTCATGGCGATTAGCTCTTTTTGCTCTTACGCTTAGCAAGGAGTTACCAGAGCTCGATATGTACAAAGTTCTTTCCATGTGTCTCGTCCATGATCTGGGTGAAGCGTATGACGGAGACATCTCGGCTACTATTCAGGTGAATCAACAGGAAAAAGTGAGGAAAGAGGAGGCAGCTGTTGAAAGGCTGACAGAAGTACTACCCGATAATATGAGTCACTTGATACTGAATTTATGCAGGGAATACAATCTTGGTGAGACGAATGAAGCGAAATTGGTAAAGGCGCTCGATAAAATGGAAACGATCATACAGCATACACAGGGGACTAATCCACCAGGATTTGATTACACATTTAATTTAACCTATGGCAGAGAATACGTAGACTACCACCCGGTATTAAAGTCGATACGTCAGGCAATTGATGATGAGACAAAAAAGAAAATCGATGAGGAAGGCTGA